The following nucleotide sequence is from Catonella massiliensis.
ACGGACGCCGTGGAAAGCCGGTTACAGGTCCTGGTAACAGAGCACTTAAGTCGCTTTCCGATATGCTTAAAGGTAAGCAGGGACGTTTCCGTCAGAACCTTCTTGGTAAGCGTGTTGACTATTCAGGACGTTCAGTTATCGTAGTTGGTCCTGACCTTAAGATATATCAGTGTGGTGTTCCTAAGGAAATGGCTATCGAGCTCTTCAAGCCTTTCGTTATGAAGGAGCTTGTTGCCCGTGATATAGCACACAATATTAAATCAGCTAAAAAGATGGTTGAGAGGGTAGAGACTCAGGTGTGGGATGTACTTGAAGATGTAATAAAGGATCATCCTGTTATGCTTAACCGTGCTCCGACCCTTCACAGACTTGGTATTCAGGCATTTGAGCCTGTACTTGTAGAAGGTAAGGCTATTAAGCTACATCCGCTCGTATGTACAGCCTTCAACGCAGACTTTGATGGAGACCAGATGGCTATCCATCTCCCACTTTCTGTTGAAGCTCAGGCTGAGTGCCGTTTTCTCCTGCTTTCACCTAACAACCTCCTTAAGCCTTCTGACGGTGGTGTGGTTGCGGTTCCTTCCCAGGATATGGTGCTTGGTATCTATTACCTTACACTTGACAAGCCTGGCGACAAGGGAGAGGGAATGTTCTTTAAGGACATGAACGAAGCACTTCTTGCTTATGAGAACGGCTATATTACCTTACAGGCTAAGATTAAGGTGAGACGTGAGGGCATCAACTCCAAGGGAGTTAAGGAGGAGAGGATAATCGAGTCTACACTCGGAAGATTCATATTCAACGAAGTACTTGATCAGAATCTGGGCTTTGTAGACAGAAGCCTTGATGAGAATTTCTTAAAGCTTGAGATAGACTTTCTCGTTAAGAAGAAGGAGCTTAAGCAGATACTTGAGAAGTGTATGGCAAACCTCGGTGCTACCAGAACAGCGGAGATAATGGATGCTGTGAAGAGTCTTGGTTATAAGTATTCAACCATAGCTGCTATGACGGTTTCTGTATCAGATATGACAGTTCCGCCTGAAAAAGCAGAGATTCTTAAAGAAGCACAGAAAAAGGTTGAGATTATAACAAGGAACTTTAGAAAAGGTCTCCTTACTGAGCAGGAGAGATATCAGGAAGTTATTAAGAACTGGAAGAAGGCCGATGATGAGATTGCTGCTAAGCTTATGAGCGGTCTTGATAAATATAATAACATTTATATGATGGCACACTCAGGAGCCCGTGGTTCTGATAAGCAGATTAAGCAGCTTGCAGGTATGCGTGGACTTATGGCGGATACAAAGGGACATACTATCGAACTTCCAATCAAGTCTAACTTCCGTGAGGGACTTGACGTTCTGGAGTATTTCGTTTCTGCCCACGGTGCAAGAAAAGGTCTTTCAGATACAGCTCTTCGTACAGCCGATTCAGGATACCTCACAAGACGACTTGTAGACGTATCTCAGGATCTTATTATCAGAGAGACTGACTGCCGTGCAGGAAAGAGCGAGATACCTGGTATGTGGGTATCAGCCTTTATGGACGGAAAAGAAGAGATAGAAAGCCTTGAAGAGAGAATCAAGGGAAGATATTCCTGTGAGACTATATATGATGACAACGGTGAGGTTATAGTTAAGGCAAATCATATCATTACTCCAAAGCGTGCAGCCAGGATAATGAAGACAAAGGCCGTTATGGAGGCGGGCACAGCTGCCAAGATAAAGATACGTACCGTTCTTACCTGCCGCAGCCACGTGGGTATCTGTGCGAAGTGCTATGGTGCAAACATGGCAACAGGTGATCCTGTACAGGTTGGTGAAGCAGTTGGTATTATCGCTGCTCAGTCAATCGGTGAGCCGGGTACACAGCTTACCATGAGAACCTTCCATACCGGTGGTGTTGCGGGTGGAGATATTACTCAGGGTCTTCCTCGTGTAGAGGAGCTTTTCGAGGCACGTAAGCCAAAGGGACTTGCTATTATCTCTGAGATTGCAGGTAAGGTAAGTATCCAGGATACCAAGAGCAGACGTGAGGTTGTGGTAACAGCTGATGACGGCGAAGAAAGAAAGTATCCTATCAACTACGGTTCAAGAATCAAGGTATTTGACGGAGATGTAATTGAAGCCGGTGATGAAATCACAGAGGGTAGTATCAATCCACACGATCTCCTTAGTATCAAGGGTGTAAGAGCAGTACAGGATTATATGATCCGTGAAGTACAGCGTGTATACCGTTTGCAGGGTGTTGAGATTAACGATAAGCATATCGAGATGATAGTTCGTCAGATGCTTAAGAAGATAAAGATATCCGAGCCTGGAGACACCGATTATCTGACAGGCGAATATGCCGATATAATCGAGTTCGAGGAGCTTAATGAGCAGCTCGAGCAGGAAGGCTTCGAGAAGGCAGAGGGTGAGAGAACCATGCTTGGTATCACCAAGGCTTCTCTTGCAACCAACTCCTTCCTCTCAGCAGCTTCCTTCCAGGAGACCACAAAGGTGCTTACTGATGCAGCAATAAAGGGCAAGGTAGATAAGCTCATCGGTCTTAAGGAGAATGTTATCTTAGGTAAGCTCATTCCGGCAGGTACAGGTATGAAGTTCTACCGCTCAGTTAAGCTTGACAGCGATCACGAATTTGACGAGATGGGTGAGGAGAACCTCAATCTAAACGAGTTTGATGATAACTACGCTGACCACTATGAGAATGATGAAGTAGTGACAACAGATAACGGACAGGATGAAGAATAATTAAATTACAAATCTCCTTGCATTTTCATAAAAAAAGTCTTATAATACAAATGATAATGAATATCAATTATAACCTTCTCTGTAAATTATGGAGGAATGACAATGGAAGAGGGATTTGTTAAAAGGCGGGTAATAAGGGGCATTGCCCTTACAGTGTTAGCCTTAATAGTAAATGTAATATGGTAACTACAAGACCGTGGGAGTATTATTTTCCTGCGGTCTTTTGTTATAAAAAAAATATAAAAATATTTTAAAAAAAATATTATAAAAAAGGTTAAGTTTTGATGGTAAAATGCCGATATAATTCATGGACTAAGAATACTTACGTAAAGGAGAATGTTATGTGGGAAAAAACCAGACTTAAAAGAGGTGCCCTAAGTGTGACGCTCGCTTTAGGACTTGTGCTTACAAGTTTCAACCCTCTTGGCGTATTTGCAAAGGAAGCAGGGGGAGAACAGACTACAGCATTCAGTGAGAGCAGAGTGCTTGCAGAAACCGGAGCGAAAGAGCTTACCTGGAAAGACAGCTACCGTCTGGATCGCACTGTGATGCAGGATGGTAATGTTATTCAAAATGGCTCAAACGAACCAACCGGCAAAATAAATCCAAATAAGAACTTCAGAGTTAATATGAGTGTTGAGCTGCCTGTAGCTACAGATGGCAACGCAAGACCATATCTGAAAAAGGACGACTTTATTCGCATCCCTATGATAGAAAAGGGAGTAAAGTTAACAGGCAATTTAGATCTTGGCAAGTTAGATGCCAAATTCATGGTAAATGGTACCGAGCATACAGTTAAGAATGCGTTTTCAGCAAAGGTAGAAGCTGACAATGCTACAAAAACCGTATACATGGTTATGACTTTACTTGTTGACAACAACGAGTTACAGGATGCAACAGACTTAAGGGCCAATATCAAGATGGACTTTGATGTTGATCAGGACAGCATGGGCAAAGATGCAAAGGGAAGCTATATCTATTCTGCAGAGAAGAAGATATATCTTGGCAAGTTTGACAACAAGTTTGTTGTAGAAAAGACAGGAACCATAGACTACGACAATGGAAATGTCAACTGGACTGTAAAGGTTGAGAAAAAAGGTGCTGCTGGAGAGCAGACTTCATTAGCAGGCTATAGACTTGAAGATCCTATCGGAAAAGTAGGTGCCTATATACCTAAGACTTTCACAGTCTATGAAGCAGGTGCAAACAACGCACCCAGCAACAGGATATTTGGTGATGACGGCAGTGCTTCATCAGATTTTAAGTATGTAACAGGTGCAACTGATGCAGGCAACAACAATGCACTTACCTATGTGTTCCCTGCGAATGCACCGGGCAAGGCAATAGTTAAGTTTAGTACAAGCTTAATGAAGGATTCTTCAGATACATACTATACTGATCTTAGAAATGGCTTTACCAGAGACAACACTGCGTATTTGTATCAGAAGGAAACAGATGGGAAATATACTGTTAAAGTCGCTGAGAACACCACAACTGTCAGATGGGGCGGAATGTGGGGAGTTAAGTATCACGGAGGCTATTCCGAGAAAAACGGAATAAGAGATGCACTCTTAAAGGATCACCTCAGTGACAAAGGAATGACAAAAGACAGCTTTGCTGAGCTTGATGAGGACGTTAAAGTAGAAAACGGCAAACATAAAGTACAGTGGGATATCGTATTTGATGCAACAGATAAGAATCTCACAAATGTAAAGCTTAGAGATGAACTTCCTCTTACCGGACGTTATTCAAAGAAAGAAATGACCTTTGATAAGGCAATGGTAAGAAAGTGGGATGTAACCGGACATAAGTGGCTCTATTTTGATTATGCAAACAAGACCTGGGGCACTGATGTAAAATACATCACAACTCAGCCACAGGACGGTGTATACGCGATAGGCGATCTAAACACTGTAGCAAAGTTAACAATCTGGTCAGAAGTAGAAGGCTTAAAGGGTATTGACAGATTCAGTAACAATGCAAGAGTTATGTGGGGTAAGGACAGCAAGAAGTACGTAGACCTCTCAGAAGGCTTCGACATCGGTAAAAAGAGCATAATTAAAAGGGCAGAGGGTAAGTATATTGAGTCTAACCCTACCTGGAATATAAAGGTCAGCAAGGGAACCGTTGATGAGAACAAGGCTAAAGGTATCAAGACCTATGTTTACGATACTTTGATTGATACAAGCATTGGAAACTCAGATGAGTACTATAAGCTTATAAATGGTACAAGTGCTGACAAGGTTGCTGCCAGAGAGAACTTCTCACTTGAAAATGGCGACAAGAAATTTGCTTCAGGAGTGAAAGTAGCTGATATTGTATATCAGGCAGGTACTGCAAAAATGAGCTATGAGGACGGTTCATTTGTAGACAGCTTAAATAATGGAGCACTGAAGGCCACTGTGCATACTCTTTACTATACAAAAGGCACAGAGAAGAAGGCTGTAGGTAAAATCTTAGAAGTAACAGGCTTTGAAGATTGTACCAAGACTCTTGATAACGAGGGTGACAAGTGGTATCCTTTCTCATTCAGAACTAATATACTTGACGCTGATTCACTTACAGGCGGTTCAAGACGAGGTAATGACAGCAACTTAAAATACAATCAGGTTATGAACTTAGCTTACCTTTATGGATCAGGTAAGGTTGGTAAAAATGGTGAAGAAGGCGTAGAATACGGAAGCTTTAGTGATTATTGGGCAAACTACAACCATAGAATGATTCAGAAGGACGCACTTACAAGTGATGCAGCTGAAAAGCTCATCGCAGGCGGCGAAAGCAGCTACACTGCAGCAAATGCAAATGATGTTGTAAATGGTACATCAGGTGCATATGCAAAGGATTATAAGTCAGTAGTATTCCGTCTTAGCGTAAATGCTGAAAACATAAAGAAATTAGACACAAGCAAGCTTGAAGCATTTATAAAGGACAGCATAGACAGTAAGTTTAAGATAGTTCCACTTAATGATAAGTATAACTACCTTGTATTTAAGGGAACACCTAGAACAGCTTTTACAGGAGCAGGCTATACCAATGATGCTTATGTAACAGCTGAGGGAAGCCCTGTTGATGCAAATGACATATTCACAGTAAGTGAAAATGTAGCAAACGGAGATAAACTTGATACAACCTTTACCCTTAAGAAGCTTGACGCTCCTTACGTTATTCTCCTTAGAGCTCAGATAAGAGACGGAGAGAACGGAGACGAGAAGAAGATTATCAATTCTAAGGGTGCTGTGACCAACGATGTGGCAGTAACACTTCACGATGTAAGCTTTGATGGAACTAAGGGTAAGGATTACAGCCTTTCAAGCAGCAAGACTGTTGATTATGATACCAGATTCTTAAGTAAGGAATATAAGGTAGAGCAGGGTGGAATCATAAGATGGACCATAGAGTACAATCCAGCTATTATGGATGCTGGTACCAAGGGTGAAATCGAAGCTGCAAAGGATGACAGCGCGGCTGATAAGAAAGATATTACCTTATACGATATACTTGAAAAGGGACTTAATGTATTCCAGGAAAATGACAAGCCAATTCTTGGCAAGGGATATTACAGCCTTGAGATGGTTGACAAAGACGGAAACAGTGTTCCATATTCTGCTAAGTTAACAGACCTCCTTTCATTTGGTAAGGAAGGTGGTAAGGAAGCTCTTACACTTAAGATACCTAATAATGAGAGAATGAATAAGTTTATTTTCTCATATAGTACCATTCTTGATAAGAATGCACCTAAGGATATAAAGAATACAGTTCAGATTCGTATTAACGGTGAAAAGAAGTCAGAAGCTGAAGTTGCAACATATACAGTTTCAGCAGGTGTTTCACTCGATACCTTCGTTACAGAAGGCAATTTAACTGCGAAGATAGTAAAGACTGATGCCGAGACAGGAAAACCTATCAAGGGTGTTGAGTTTGAACTCACATATCCAAATGGCACTGTTAAGAAGGCAGCTACAGATGCAACAGGTGTAGTTAAGTTTGCTTCACTTGAAGCAGGAAATGGTTACAAGTTAAGAGAGTTTAGCGCTGAAGGCTATGAAGTAGACAAAAATACTTATGTATTCAATGTTGAGCGAATTACCGTTCCTAATGGCAAGACACTTACCATCGGTGGATTTGCAGTAGAAGGCACACCTGTAGGCGAGCAGCAGTTAAAGTTCGGTGACGGTGTTGTAGGTGGCAGTGATGGTAGAACTATCGTAGCTACCAACAAGAAAATAGGTGAGTTAAAGGATGAAACAAGCTTTAACCTCATTAAGGCAGATTATGATGTAAACAAGGATGTAATAACCAAGGCAGGTGTGACAGTCAATGAAATTAAGTCACGTCTTGATGGAGTGAAGTTCACACTTACTTCAGGAAGTTCAGTAATTGCAGAGGGAACCACCTCTACACCTGCAGGAATTGTTACATTTGAGGGTCTTGCCAGTGGTAAGTACACACTTAAAGAAGCCTCTGCAAAGGCAGGATATAAGGCTCTTGATAAGACTTACACAGTGGTTGTGACAACAGCCGCAATCAATAAGGCAGCTGGTAAGGCTGTGGTAGATGAGATAGCAGTAGTGGAAAAGGATGAAAATGTTGGATTGGTTGGTGACTCTATTGTAGTCCTCAATCATAAGGAGAATGTAACTCCTAATCCGGTACCGGGTCCAAACCCAAACCCAAATCCAAATCCAAACCCAAATCCAAATCCAAATCCGGGTCCAAACCCAAACCCAAATCCGGGTCCAAGCCCAAGTCCTAATCCATCACCAAGCCCAAACCCAAATCCAAGCCCAAACCCAAATCCAAGCCCTAACCCAAACCCTACACCAACAGTACCTACAACAGATATACCTAACAATGATACACCTACCTATCCATCAGACAATTTCCCAAATCCGAACGATCCAAAGAGTCCGGATGAGTTCGTTTCGGTTGATGACAACGGAACTCCAAAGGGTAGATATGTAAAGAAGAAAAAACCTGATGGAACTAACGAGTATGTGAAGGTTAATGATGACGGTACTCCTAAGGGAACTAAGGGTGGTAAGAACAGGCTCCCAAGAACCGGTGGTTCAGATACCATGGTTTATTACTTAGGTGGAGCAATGCTCATCTTCCTTGCATCAGGCATTGTTGTAAGAAGAAAAAAAGTTAATAAATAATTAAGTACTAATGAGAGATCATCGTTTTGGCATTATGCTAAGACGGTGGTCTCTTTTTTTTGTTGAGAAAAATATAATAAAAAAGATTTGAGAATGGGTTGCAATTTTTGTAAATGGTGTTATAATTGCGAATGGGTTGCAAAAGTTTAACTTTGATACATGAAAGGAAGAGAGATGAAAAATAAGAGAAGCTTGTTATTTGTGTTATGTGGAATGCTGTTAATACCACTATTTTCAGCAGATACCCAGGTGCTTGCAGCAAAGAAGGGAAGACCAGGGCATGAGGCAGTTGTTGTTAAGGATAAAGAGCCAAAGAACGATGAAAAATCCGGTGAAAAGCCTGAGGAGACATCTGGAGAGAAGTCAGACAAAGAGCCTAAAGAAAATCAGGAAGAATTGACTTCTCCTATCAAACAAGATAAAAGTGCAGCTGATAAAGCTGAAAACAAGGAAAAGAAAAAGAAGAAAAAGAATAAAAAGAAAAAGAATAAGAAGAAAAGTAAGGGCAGAAATAAAAAGAATAGGTTAAAAAAGAATAAAAAGAAGAAGACTAAAAAGGGCAGTAAGAAAGGCTCTAAGAACAAAGCAAAAAAGGGTAAAAAAGGTAACAAAAATCAAAATAACAAAAAGAGCAAAAAAGGTAACAAGAATAAAAAGAAAGATAACAAGAAGGTGAATGAGGAAAAGAACTTAGACCTTAAAGAAGAAGAGGTTGGTAAGATACCAGAGACTGATAAGTACAAGCCTGTGGATAATACAGACTTTAGCAATGCGGGAATTGTAAATGAACAATCAGGAAGGAGTAATTCCTCATCAGGCAAAGAAAACAAAGAAAAAATCATTAGAGAGTATACGGTTTTTGGCGAATATACAGATGTTGACGGGAAAATAAGATTCAAGTCGGGGAATGCCATATCCTTACCGGAGAGTGGCTATGTAGGCTTTGTTGCAACTGGGGAGAATACAGGTATAGAAGATAAGCTCACCTGGGAAGGCAAAGACCTTGAGAGTATTAAAAAAGGAATCAAAGGAAACTATGTTCTTACCTGTATTACCAGTGAAAATGTGGTAATCGGAGGTAAGGATTACGGTAAACTTAAGTTTTTAGTCTACATCATAGTAGAGTAAGTGAGGATGATATAATGATTAAGAAAGACGGAAAGAGAATACTAGCATCGGTTTTATCTGCTGCCCTTGCTATTTCTTTAATTAACTATAAAGTGGATGTAAAAGCAGCTGATGAAGCGAAAAATCCTGCTGTTACAAGATTAAAGAATGTATCAGCAGAGGCTAAGCAGGCTGATATTACGAGTAAGGCAGAAGGCATAGAGCCTAAATCAGATACTCTTAAAGCTGAAGAAGATAAACAGGTTAGAGTCATAGTGGAGCTTGATAAGGATTCAGTTCTTGATGAGGCTAACAAAAAAAATATGAGCCTCTCAACCCTTAGCGAGAGCTTTAAGGAAGAGAAGAAAAAGGAGCTTAAATCAGAGCAGGATGAAGTGATTGCTGAGATTAAAAAAAGTAATATTGAGGCAGATACTTCGGATATAAGAAACTATGACACTGTATTTAACGGTGTAGCACTTAATGTTAAAGCAGGAGATATAGACAAGATTGACGACTTGGATGGAGTAAAAAATGTATACATATCAGAGGAATTTGAAAGACCACTGCTTACTTCATCAAGTGAAATGACAGGAGCCACCTACGCAGGAAACTTTGACTACAAGGGTGAAGGCACTGTAGTAGCGGTGATAGACTCAGGTATTGACTATAACCATAAGGCATTTACTCTGGATAATGAGAGTAAGGCAAGGCTTTCTGAGGCAGAGGTAAACAAGCTGATTGAAGAGAAGGGTTTAAGTGGAAGATATTATACACCAAAGATTCCTTACGGATACAATTATTATGACTTCAATACCAATCTCTATGACAGCTATGGAGTGATGCATGGAATGCATGTATCAGGTATAGTCGGTGCCAATGATAAGGAGAAGAACCTATATGGAGTGGCACCAAATGCACAGATACTAGCTCTTAAGGTATTTTCGGATGATTTGCAGTATCCTACTACCTTTACGGATATATGGCTTAAAGCAATGGATGACGCTATTTCTCTCGGTGCTGATGTTGTCAATATGAGCCTCGGCTCATCTGCAGGTTTTTCTGTAGAAGGAGAGAAATATCCTGAGACTGAGATGTTTGAAAAGGCAAGAAGGGCAGGAGTGGTAGTTACAGTAGCGGCAGGAAATGACGGAACTATAACCGATGGTAATTACTATGGGGTGAAACCGCTTGAAGGAAACTTTGATACAGCCCTCATTGCCAATCCTGCACTTGATGAAGGCTCATTTGCTGTTGCCTCTATGGACAATCTAAAAAAGTATTCCCGTGCAATAGGCTGGAAGGAAAAGAAAACCAATGAGTTTAAGGAACAGGCTGATGTAGTGCCTGGAGCCAATGCAACGGCTGACAAGCTTACAGGGAAATGGATAGAGCTAGCCGAAGGAAGGGAAGATGACCCTTTTATAAAGAGAAATATAAAAGGGAATTTTGCTGTAATTGAGCTTGTAAATGACACAGAAGGCAAACAGGCATTTGTAGAAAGACTTAAAAAGATAGTAGCGCTTGAGCCATCAGCCATAGTATTTTACAATCCTGAATCAGAGGCAGAGAGGATAGGCAGAAATATAAGCCTTGGTGATGAGGCAGGCAACATAACTGTGGTAAGGATTAAGCGCAGTACATTCAATAAAATAAGCATCGCTAATAAAATGTCTATGAGATTTACCGTGGATATCTTTATGAATGAGATACCTTTCGAGAATCCTTCTGCGGGAAGGCTTTCATACTTTTCATCCTGGGGGCCTACTCCCGACCTTAGAATCAAGCCGGAGATTACAGCTCCCGGCGGCAGCATTTATTCAACCGCAGAGGATGACAGGTATCAGAACATGTCAGGTACCTCTATGGCCTCACCTCAGGTGGCAGGAGCCAGCGCACTTATCAGACAGTATATCAGGGAAAATCAGTTAAATGTAGACAATGCTTCTGACTTTACCAAGCTGTTGCTTATGAATACAGCAAAGCCTGTACTGTACAAAGAAGATACTCCTTACTTTGTAAGGCAGCAGGGAAGCGGTGCTCTTGACCTTAAGAATGCACTCGAGACTACTGTTGTAGTAAAAGCTGAGGGTACAAATGACAATAAGGCTGACGGTAAGCTAGAAATAAAGGAAGTGGGAGAAAAGAAGTTCAGGGCCAAACTTACACTAGAGAACTTTGGAAATGACCAAAAGACCTACAGTATCAGCACGAAGGCAGTATACGAGCCTGTTGTTGAAGGCTATAGGACTGAAACTCCTGAGGCTGCCCACGCTCCTCAGAGCTTTGAAGGAAGAGAAGTTACGGTTTCAGGAAAATCAAGTAATACAATTGAACTTGACTTTGACTATACAGCTGCAGATGAAATAAAGATAAACAACTTCTTAGAGGGCTTTATAGAGCTTAAAGAGGTGGATGATGAGAGCACACTTAGCATTCCTTTCTTAGGCTTTTATGGCGACTGGGAGAGTGAAAGGGCTATAGATGCTTTTCAGGTAAAAGAGGTTGATAACGAAAAGAGAGATGTACAGTTTTATGTAAATAAGCTGGTTAATGCGGCTTCATCTATGTTCATTACAAGTGCTACACTAAGGCTTCCTGTAGTAAATGATACCCTCTATTTCTCACCTTCAGGTGCTTACCACAAGGATGTAGCAGTAAGGCTAGCACCACTTAGAAATATGGATGAGATAGAGTATTCTATCTTAGATGGTGATACCAATGAGACACTGAGGGTAATAGGCAAGTCTCTAAAGGTAAGAAAGCTAAGCAGCCTCGGAAGAAAGGCAAGCTTTAACATTATGCCTGATTCCTGGTGGGATGGAAGAATAGGAGGTAAACTTGCTACAGAAGGAGTCAATTATATATATCAGATAAAGGCTAAGCTAAATACCGGCAATTCAGGTGGTGGTAATAATGAGCAGGTATACAGGTATAAATTAAAGGTAGACTCCACAGCGCCGGAGCTTAGTGACGATATTGAAGTTAAAAGTGTAGAGGGGAAAAACAGACTAAAGAGGGTAAAGTTTAGGGTAAAGGATGGTGGCAGCGGAGTAGAACAGATTTACCTTAATTCACTTAAGTTTGTAGGAGAAGAGGGAAATAACCAAAGCGGACCCGCTCTCCCTCCGGGTGTAGACCCTACACCTCCGGGTAAGAAAAAGCCTTCTTCAATTGAAAATGAACCTGTTGTACCTGGTAAGATGTCTGCTGGAATTGATGGAATAAGTGGAGAAGACTTAAAGCTTGGCAAGCCTAAATTCGGCAAATACCTTATTCTCAATTTTACAGATGAGGCAGAAAAAGATGGTAAAATACTGCCTAAGGTGACAGATGGAAAGCTTGTTATCTCAGATGATATGATTCCTTCAGACCCTTCTGAGAGCAGGGAGATATATGTTAACAGAAATGGCAGCAGGAATGAGGAAATAGAGGTAGATTCAAGCTTCCTTGCAGATGCTTCACATATCTACATTACAGTTAAGGATTACCTTAGCAATCAGCGTAATGTGACAGTGAAAACAGGAGAGAGTGCAAGCTACAATTCTGTTAGCTTCTTAAACTTCTATGATTCAATAAAAGACAGAGGGGTTAAGGTTTACGCTGATGGCAAACTCCTTGATGATGACAAGTATGATACACTTGACAAAAAGGTGGACTTAAAGCTTGTAATGCCTGATGATAACTGGCATCTAAGCACGATATACATAAGAGAGGGGCATTCTGTAAAATATCTTATCAGAGACAGCAGACTTCAGCCCGGAATGAAAAAAGAATATAACTATTCTTATGATAAGAATGAGAGGGCATTAAGCTTTACCATAGACCCTCTAAGGAGCAACAAGGAGATAGTGACAAGCTTTGCTAAAGGAGCCATGCCAGAGGAGCCTGAAGAAAAGGATATAAAGGTTGATCTTAAAAAGGCGGGGCTTGGCAACTTTAAGGAAATAAAGCTTGACAATAAGGATATTACCATAGGTGAAGATGAGATTCTTAAGACAAGAAGCGGATATATTAAGCTTGACCTTAGGTTTAAGGACGGAGTAAAGCCTGTGGTTAAGGGAGTCATCCTCCATAAAAAGGACGGAGAAAATATCATTCTTCCGCTAAAGGGTGCACTTGACCTTGATACAGGCGCCAGTGGCTACAGCTTTGCTAAGGGCTTTTCAGTTCAGATTCACTATAATTTAACTGATGATACTCAGATTGAGATAATCTATGAGGGAAGTGAAGCTGATAAAAAAAGTACACCTTATGG
It contains:
- a CDS encoding SpaA isopeptide-forming pilin-related protein, giving the protein MWEKTRLKRGALSVTLALGLVLTSFNPLGVFAKEAGGEQTTAFSESRVLAETGAKELTWKDSYRLDRTVMQDGNVIQNGSNEPTGKINPNKNFRVNMSVELPVATDGNARPYLKKDDFIRIPMIEKGVKLTGNLDLGKLDAKFMVNGTEHTVKNAFSAKVEADNATKTVYMVMTLLVDNNELQDATDLRANIKMDFDVDQDSMGKDAKGSYIYSAEKKIYLGKFDNKFVVEKTGTIDYDNGNVNWTVKVEKKGAAGEQTSLAGYRLEDPIGKVGAYIPKTFTVYEAGANNAPSNRIFGDDGSASSDFKYVTGATDAGNNNALTYVFPANAPGKAIVKFSTSLMKDSSDTYYTDLRNGFTRDNTAYLYQKETDGKYTVKVAENTTTVRWGGMWGVKYHGGYSEKNGIRDALLKDHLSDKGMTKDSFAELDEDVKVENGKHKVQWDIVFDATDKNLTNVKLRDELPLTGRYSKKEMTFDKAMVRKWDVTGHKWLYFDYANKTWGTDVKYITTQPQDGVYAIGDLNTVAKLTIWSEVEGLKGIDRFSNNARVMWGKDSKKYVDLSEGFDIGKKSIIKRAEGKYIESNPTWNIKVSKGTVDENKAKGIKTYVYDTLIDTSIGNSDEYYKLINGTSADKVAARENFSLENGDKKFASGVKVADIVYQAGTAKMSYEDGSFVDSLNNGALKATVHTLYYTKGTEKKAVGKILEVTGFEDCTKTLDNEGDKWYPFSFRTNILDADSLTGGSRRGNDSNLKYNQVMNLAYLYGSGKVGKNGEEGVEYGSFSDYWANYNHRMIQKDALTSDAAEKLIAGGESSYTAANANDVVNGTSGAYAKDYKSVVFRLSVNAENIKKLDTSKLEAFIKDSIDSKFKIVPLNDKYNYLVFKGTPRTAFTGAGYTNDAYVTAEGSPVDANDIFTVSENVANGDKLDTTFTLKKLDAPYVILLRAQIRDGENGDEKKIINSKGAVTNDVAVTLHDVSFDGTKGKDYSLSSSKTVDYDTRFLSKEYKVEQGGIIRWTIEYNPAIMDAGTKGEIEAAKDDSAADKKDITLYDILEKGLNVFQENDKPILGKGYYSLEMVDKDGNSVPYSAKLTDLLSFGKEGGKEALTLKIPNNERMNKFIFSYSTILDKNAPKDIKNTVQIRINGEKKSEAEVATYTVSAGVSLDTFVTEGNLTAKIVKTDAETGKPIKGVEFELTYPNGTVKKAATDATGVVKFASLEAGNGYKLREFSAEGYEVDKNTYVFNVERITVPNGKTLTIGGFAVEGTPVGEQQLKFGDGVVGGSDGRTIVATNKKIGELKDETSFNLIKADYDVNKDVITKAGVTVNEIKSRLDGVKFTLTSGSSVIAEGTTSTPAGIVTFEGLASGKYTLKEASAKAGYKALDKTYTVVVTTAAINKAAGKAVVDEIAVVEKDENVGLVGDSIVVLNHKENVTPNPVPGPNPNPNPNPNPNPNPNPGPNPNPNPGPSPSPNPSPSPNPNPSPNPNPSPNPNPTPTVPTTDIPNNDTPTYPSDNFPNPNDPKSPDEFVSVDDNGTPKGRYVKKKKPDGTNEYVKVNDDGTPKGTKGGKNRLPRTGGSDTMVYYLGGAMLIFLASGIVVRRKKVNK